From the genome of Ignavibacteriales bacterium:
AGCTTCTTCTCCTTGAATAGGCTTTGGGCGATGGACTGCACGTCGTCCTGGTGGACGCTGTTGATCTGCTTCAGGATCACATCGATGGGATTGATATCATGAAAATAGAGCTCAGAGGTCCCAAGTCTCATCATACGGTGAGGAATGCTCTCGAGACTCAGCATCATGCTCCCCTTCAACTGAGCCTTGGTTCTGTTTAACTCCGCATTCGAGACCGGTTTCCGGACCAGTTTATCGAATTCCTTGAGGATCAGGTCAGTGGATACTTCAATGTGTTGTTTATCTGTCCCGATGTACGCACTGAAAATGCCGGCGTCGCTCATCAAAGTCGCCGTGCTGTAGACAGAATAGGCGAATCCATATTTTTCCCGGATATTCTGAAAGAGCCGTGAGCTCATGCCATCGCCCAAGAGTGTATTCAGAACGAGAATCGGATACCGCTGCCTGCTCTTCACACTCCAAGCCTGTGTACCAAGACACACGTGCGCTTGCTGGATGGGCTTCTTGTAGTCCTTGCGCTCTGGTTTGTATGTGCTTGGTTTGACGCGTGATGCCGTGCGTGTGCGGGGATTCGACTTCATTGTGCCAAAATGCTTCTCCGCCAGTTCTACGAGCTTTTCGTGGGATACATTCCCCGCCGCCGCAAGAACTATGTTCGATGGAATGTATTGGCTTCCAAGATAACTAATCAGATCGGTACGCGAAAAAGATCGCAGGTTTTCTTCGGTTCCTATGACCGGGTTTCCCAGGGGGTGACTTCCGAACAACGCCTTGTCAAAATAGTCGTGGATGATATCGTCAGGATCATCCTCGGCGTTCTTCAATTCTTCGATTACAACCGCTTTTTCCTTTTCGAGATCCTTCTCAGGAATCGTTGGGTTCCGCACGAGATCTGAGAGGACATCGACCGCCAGCGCGGTGTGTTCATCGAGGACACGCGCATAGAAGCACGTGTGTTCCTTCCCTGTGAACGCGTTCATGTAGCCGCCCACAGACTCGATGCTTCTCGCTATTTCCTTCACGGAGCGGTTCGCGGTCCCCTTGAAGACCATGTGTTCGATGAAATGAGAAATCCCGTTCATCGACGACGATTCATCTCTCGAACCCACATCGATCCAGACTCCCACGGATACCGAGCGAACATGGTTCAGTTCTTCCGAAACTACACGAAGCCCATTCGGAAGCACAGTTTTTCTGTACGTCGAATCAATCCGCTTTGGAACGTACGATACTTCAAACGACTTTTTCGCCACCCGCTTCAGGTCATACCTCGTTGGGACAAATGGTGAATGTTACCACAA
Proteins encoded in this window:
- a CDS encoding pitrilysin family protein, which translates into the protein MAKKSFEVSYVPKRIDSTYRKTVLPNGLRVVSEELNHVRSVSVGVWIDVGSRDESSSMNGISHFIEHMVFKGTANRSVKEIARSIESVGGYMNAFTGKEHTCFYARVLDEHTALAVDVLSDLVRNPTIPEKDLEKEKAVVIEELKNAEDDPDDIIHDYFDKALFGSHPLGNPVIGTEENLRSFSRTDLISYLGSQYIPSNIVLAAAGNVSHEKLVELAEKHFGTMKSNPRTRTASRVKPSTYKPERKDYKKPIQQAHVCLGTQAWSVKSRQRYPILVLNTLLGDGMSSRLFQNIREKYGFAYSVYSTATLMSDAGIFSAYIGTDKQHIEVSTDLILKEFDKLVRKPVSNAELNRTKAQLKGSMMLSLESIPHRMMRLGTSELYFHDINPIDVILKQINSVHQDDVQSIAQSLFKEKKLSTVVIHPDGQRQVESQ